A window of the Tiliqua scincoides isolate rTilSci1 chromosome 5, rTilSci1.hap2, whole genome shotgun sequence genome harbors these coding sequences:
- the MRPL10 gene encoding large ribosomal subunit protein uL10m: MAAAGGCCRRFCQTAPGWLPTLQFVRHGSKAVTRHWKAMNIMRLKLMAVTEYMPPKPAIPETCIKPRISYVEEENGFVRLLRRQVEQAFLENKMIVVCQYNRVPGNDMILLRHRLRKYNIHAKFFPNEIMQPFLLESKYKNLLPLFVGRNLLLVSPETRAQEMLRVLKSVPQINVLGACVDNTILSKQGFTDYAKLPSMVAAQGNVVGALSLVTSQTSTLLQRGTAHLTSLLDHYVKQQSGATVEAKVQDS, from the exons atggctgctgcaggaggctgctgcagaaggTTTTGCCAAACTG CTCCAGGCTGGCTACCCACCCTTCAGTTTGTTCGCCATGGCTCCAAAGCCGTCACCCGCCACTGGAAAGCCATGAACATTATGCGCCTGAAGCTGATGGCAGTGACGGAATACATGCCACCAAAACCTGCAATCCCAGAGACGTGCATCAAGCCACGTATTAGCTATGTTGAGGAG GAAAATGGCTTTGTAAGGCTGTTGCGTCGGCAAGTGGAGCAAGCATTCCTTGAGAACAAAATGATTGTTGTGTGCCAGTACAACCGTGTTCCGGGAAATGACATGATTCTTCTGAGGCATAGGCTGCGGAAGTACAACATCCATGCGAAATTCTTCCCCAATGAG ATCATGCAACCTTTTCTTTTGGAGTCCAAATATAAGAATCTCCTCCCTCTCTTTGTGGGGCGCAACCTTCTATTGGTGAGTCCAGAAACAAGAGCACAAGAAATGCTGCGGGTCTTGAAGAGTGTGCCACAGATTAacgtcctgg GAGCATGTGTTGACAATACCATCTTAAGCAAGCAAGGGTTCACAGACTATGCCAAATTGCCATCCATGGTGGCTGCCCAAGGGAACGTAGTGGGTGCACTCTCCCTTGTGACATCCCAGACAAGCACACTTCTGCAGCGTGGCACTGCTCACTTGACTTCCTTGCTGGACCACTATGTTAAACAGCAGAGCGGTGCTACAGTTGAAGCAAAAGTTCAGGACTCCTGA